One genomic window of Papaver somniferum cultivar HN1 unplaced genomic scaffold, ASM357369v1 unplaced-scaffold_0, whole genome shotgun sequence includes the following:
- the LOC113325817 gene encoding metallophosphoesterase 1-like isoform X2: MMFAWKSLFPLILVIGFIIFEERISIPSCKEEIISNDEDIVRDEEGGADDVRVMMVANLLLMGSDDAGYINSYFRYSYMAKFFRKSFDRLKPDMLIVLGDVSARGSELTNNKWLSVLQQFQWMLGPFLSLPMHIVVGDRDIGECSRLNAKFVSRIASSLPGLDSAGCGAFKVSNISFVSLNAVAMLCGNNDLRFSVERVIEGEHLDVKSHGKGSAGGASEPRKVESEFTNLGWRENTLSSRSGPVLLLHIPLHRTNNSGGALNVLKRTHSTKSYDVSNSVGNRGFSGTGQYELMQTVPPNATEYIFQALKPRKWFIDPVHAFV; the protein is encoded by the exons ATGATGTTTGCATGGAAATCACTATTCCCATTGATTCTTGTtattggttttataatttttgaaGAGAGAATTTCAATtccttcttgtaaagaagaaatcaTTTCCAATGATGAAGATATTGTTAGAGATGAGGAAGGAGGAGCTGATGATGTTAGAGTTATGATGGTGGCTAATTTGTTATTAATGGGATCTGATGATGCTGGTTATATCAATAGTTATTTCAGATATTCTTATATGGCTAAGTTTTTCAGG AAATCATTTGACAGACTGAAGCCTGATATGCTTATAGTATTGGGAGATGTTTCGGCGAGAGGGTCGGAGTTAACAAACAATAAATGGTTATCAGTGCTTCAGCAATTTCAGTGGATGTTGGGTCCGTTTCTTAGCCTTCCTATGCATATTGTTGTCGGTGATAGGGATATTGGAGAATGCAGTAGATTAAATGCCAAATTTGTTAGTCGAATAGCTAGTAGTCTGCCAGGATTGGATAGTGCTGGTTGTGGTGCTTTCAAGGTGAGCAATATTAGCTTTGTTTCGCTCAATGCTGTGGCTATGCTTTGTGGTAACAATGATCTAAGATTTAGTGTCGAAAGAGTGATAGAGGGGGAACATTTGGATGTGAAATCCCATGGCAAGGGTTCAGCAGGAGGAGCGAGTGAGCCCAGAAAGGTGGAAAGTGAATTTACTAACTTGGGTTGGAGAGAGAATACTCTGTCTTCTCGTTCTGGTCCTGTACTCTTACTACACATTCCACTGCACAGAACAAATAACAGCGGTGGAGCACTTAATGTTCTTAAGAGAACCCATTCAACCAAGTCATATGACGTTTCAAATTCTGTTGGGAATAG AGGTTTTTCTGGAACAGGTCAATATGAGTTAATGCAGACTGTTCCCCCAAATGCAACTGAATACATCTTCCAGGCTCTCAAGCCAAG GAAATGGTTCATAGATCCCGTACATGCGTTTGTATAA
- the LOC113325817 gene encoding metallophosphoesterase 1-like isoform X1, giving the protein MMFAWKSLFPLILVIGFIIFEERISIPSCKEEIISNDEDIVRDEEGGADDVRVMMVANLLLMGSDDAGYINSYFRYSYMAKFFRKSFDRLKPDMLIVLGDVSARGSELTNNKWLSVLQQFQWMLGPFLSLPMHIVVGDRDIGECSRLNAKFVSRIASSLPGLDSAGCGAFKVSNISFVSLNAVAMLCGNNDLRFSVERVIEGEHLDVKSHGKGSAGGASEPRKVESEFTNLGWRENTLSSRSGPVLLLHIPLHRTNNSGGALNVLKRTHSTKSYDVSNSVGNRGFSGTGQYELMQTVPPNATEYIFQALKPRIIFSAHTHEFCDYIHRDGTREITVPAMTWDARDDPGFVIATFGRNRAVTVSQCSLARESHVLTAYISVLVLLISTMIIVLKSQSTQSVI; this is encoded by the exons ATGATGTTTGCATGGAAATCACTATTCCCATTGATTCTTGTtattggttttataatttttgaaGAGAGAATTTCAATtccttcttgtaaagaagaaatcaTTTCCAATGATGAAGATATTGTTAGAGATGAGGAAGGAGGAGCTGATGATGTTAGAGTTATGATGGTGGCTAATTTGTTATTAATGGGATCTGATGATGCTGGTTATATCAATAGTTATTTCAGATATTCTTATATGGCTAAGTTTTTCAGG AAATCATTTGACAGACTGAAGCCTGATATGCTTATAGTATTGGGAGATGTTTCGGCGAGAGGGTCGGAGTTAACAAACAATAAATGGTTATCAGTGCTTCAGCAATTTCAGTGGATGTTGGGTCCGTTTCTTAGCCTTCCTATGCATATTGTTGTCGGTGATAGGGATATTGGAGAATGCAGTAGATTAAATGCCAAATTTGTTAGTCGAATAGCTAGTAGTCTGCCAGGATTGGATAGTGCTGGTTGTGGTGCTTTCAAGGTGAGCAATATTAGCTTTGTTTCGCTCAATGCTGTGGCTATGCTTTGTGGTAACAATGATCTAAGATTTAGTGTCGAAAGAGTGATAGAGGGGGAACATTTGGATGTGAAATCCCATGGCAAGGGTTCAGCAGGAGGAGCGAGTGAGCCCAGAAAGGTGGAAAGTGAATTTACTAACTTGGGTTGGAGAGAGAATACTCTGTCTTCTCGTTCTGGTCCTGTACTCTTACTACACATTCCACTGCACAGAACAAATAACAGCGGTGGAGCACTTAATGTTCTTAAGAGAACCCATTCAACCAAGTCATATGACGTTTCAAATTCTGTTGGGAATAG AGGTTTTTCTGGAACAGGTCAATATGAGTTAATGCAGACTGTTCCCCCAAATGCAACTGAATACATCTTCCAGGCTCTCAAGCCAAG GATAATATTCAGTGCACACACCCATGAGTTCTGTGACTACATACACAGGGATGGGACACGAGAGATTACTGTTCCAGCCATGACATGGGATGCAAGGGATGATCCTGGATTTGTTATTGCGACCTTTGGAAGAAATAGAGCTGTGACTGTCAGCCAGTGCTCTCTTGCACGAGAATCCCATGTATTAACGGCATACATTTCTGTTCTTGTTTTGTTAATATCCACAATGATTATTGTGCTTAAATCTCAATCGACTCAATCAGTGATATGA
- the LOC113325905 gene encoding annexin D8-like: MASSSQISKKYELDCQYLRCFFSSNDLSNQQKIVKILTSKNLEELKLIRQLYRSVYGEDLVNLINSARKKNEFARVVYLRLSEPNARDAEILRNAVFGSGSVNLSTIVEILCSRPSLELYSVKQAYLSTYNANLEHDLALKINGTFKEILVAVAMSSRCYNGKVSTSMAMCDSKTLYEAMESGRCIDEKTIISIMSQRSTEQLKSIFISYKQLYGHEFSKSLKRNKCGQFGRELRTIIRCIQYPDKYFAKKLRKSSNTDVREVLIRTIVTRHGIDIKDINQAYASKAGNTLQSLVRRKFDDTFMVQFLVELLN, from the exons ATGGCTTCCTCTTCTCAAATCTCTAAGAAATATGAATTGGATTGTCAATACCTCCGTTGTTTTTTCTCGA GCAATGATTTAAGCAACCAGCAAAAGATTGTGAAGATACTAACAAGTAAGAATTTGGAAGAACTCAAGCTAATTCGACAACTTTACCGATCTGTTTATGGTGAAGACCTTGTTAACTTGATTAACAGTGCACGGAAGAAAAACGAATTCGCA AGGGTTGTTTATCTTCGGTTGAGTGAACCAAATGCACGAGACGCTGAGattttaaggaatgcagtttttgGTTCCGGTTCTGTAAACCTCAGCACCATCGTTGAGATATTGTGCTCTCGCCCTTCTCTGGAGCTTTACTCGGTTAAACAAGCTTATCTTTCTACATACAACGCCAATCTTGAGCATGATCTTGCACTCAAAATCAATGGGACTTTCAAAGAG ATTTTGGTTGCAGTTGCAATGTCGAGTCGTTGTTATAACGGCAAGGTTAGCACAAGCATGGCAATGTGTGATTCAAAGACACTCTATGAAGCAATGGAGAGTGGAAGATGCATAGATGAGAAGACTATAATTTCGATAATGAGCCAGAGATCAACCGAACAACTGAAATCTATTTTCATTTCGTACAAACAACTCTACGGCCATGAATTTTCAAAATCACTTAAACGTAACAAATGTGGACAATTCGGAAGGGAACTTCGAACTATTATCCGCTGCATTCAGTATCCTGACAAATATTTCGCGAAGAAGTTAAGAAAATCGAGCAACACTGATGTTAGAGAAGTGCTTATTCGCACCATTGTTACACGACACGGAATCGATATTAAGGATATTAATCAGGCTTATGCTAGTAAGGCTGGTAATACTCTTCAAAGCTTAGTAAGGAGGAAGTTTGATGATACGTTCATGGTTCAATTTCTAGTTGAACTTCTTAACTAA